From a single Fusobacterium ulcerans ATCC 49185 genomic region:
- the recA gene encoding recombinase RecA: MAAKKNEEVSKEKALDLAIKQISKEFGEGSIMKLGNNLSMNVEVISTGSLNLNMALGVGGVPRGRIIEVYGAESSGKTTIALHIVAEAQKAGGIAAFIDAEHALDPVYAKALGVDVDELLISQPDYGEQALEIADMLVRSNAVDIIVVDSVAALVPKVEIDGEMGDQQMGLQARLMSKALRKLTATLNKSKTTMVFINQIRDKIGGFGFGPQTTTTGGKALKFYSSVRLEVKRIGSVKQGDEVIGNETVVKVTKNKVAPPFKEAAFQIMYGRGITRVGEIMEIALNNDIVSKSGAWFSFGDIRLGQGKENVKARLEAEPELFEQIEKKVLEIIEKGGLDSKPSKKKATESTESDENDVLDFDVDNEEVIEEEI, from the coding sequence TTGGAAATAACCTAAGTATGAATGTAGAAGTTATTTCAACTGGGAGTTTAAATCTTAATATGGCATTAGGTGTAGGAGGGGTTCCTAGAGGGAGAATAATAGAAGTATATGGAGCTGAAAGTTCAGGAAAAACAACAATAGCTCTTCATATAGTGGCAGAGGCTCAAAAAGCTGGAGGAATAGCAGCATTTATAGATGCTGAACATGCACTGGACCCTGTATATGCAAAAGCCTTGGGAGTAGATGTAGATGAACTGTTGATATCTCAGCCAGACTATGGAGAGCAAGCTTTGGAAATAGCAGATATGCTTGTAAGATCAAATGCTGTAGATATTATAGTAGTGGATTCAGTAGCTGCACTTGTACCTAAAGTAGAAATAGATGGAGAAATGGGAGATCAGCAGATGGGACTTCAAGCCAGACTTATGTCAAAGGCTTTGAGAAAGCTTACAGCAACATTAAACAAATCTAAAACAACAATGGTGTTTATTAACCAGATCAGAGATAAAATTGGTGGATTTGGATTTGGACCTCAAACTACAACTACTGGAGGTAAAGCTTTAAAATTCTATTCATCAGTAAGATTAGAGGTAAAAAGAATAGGATCAGTAAAGCAGGGAGATGAAGTAATAGGTAATGAAACTGTTGTAAAAGTTACTAAAAATAAAGTGGCTCCTCCATTTAAAGAAGCAGCATTCCAAATAATGTATGGAAGAGGAATAACTAGAGTAGGAGAAATAATGGAAATAGCTCTGAATAATGATATAGTTTCAAAATCTGGAGCATGGTTTAGCTTTGGAGATATCAGACTTGGACAGGGAAAAGAAAATGTAAAGGCAAGACTTGAAGCAGAACCAGAATTATTTGAACAGATAGAGAAAAAAGTTCTTGAAATAATAGAAAAGGGGGGATTAGATAGTAAACCTTCTAAAAAGAAAGCGACAGAAAGTACTGAATCGGATGAAAATGACGTATTAGATTTTGATGTTGATAATGAAGAAGTTATTGAAGAAGAAATATAA
- the nagA gene encoding N-acetylglucosamine-6-phosphate deacetylase has translation MEKILLKNGKFVLANRIVSGDLLVIDGKIKKITENENPLYENGIDLKGKYVVPGFIDAHIHGAYGADAMDGTVEALKTISSFVVKHGTTNFLATTLTSTKEILKNVLEKIGEVQDKELDGANIFGAHMEGPYFDIQYKGAQNEKYMKPAGIEEIKEYLNVKPGLVKLFSLSPKGDAALEAIKFLKENGVIVSVGHSAVYFDDVQKAIKAGLSHSTHTYNGMRGFTHREPGVVGAVLTNDAVMAEIIFDKIHVHPEAVRLLLKAKGVDKVECITDAMSATGLPDGNYKLGELDVYVKDSQARLVSNDSLAGSVLTLDKAFKNVIELGYSIFDAVKMTSTNAAKEFGLNTGEISEGKDADLVVLNGDYSVNMTFVKGKLKYQA, from the coding sequence ATGGAAAAAATACTTTTAAAAAATGGGAAATTTGTTTTGGCAAATAGAATTGTTTCAGGAGATTTATTAGTAATAGATGGTAAAATAAAAAAAATAACAGAAAATGAAAATCCTTTATATGAAAATGGTATAGATTTAAAAGGAAAATATGTAGTGCCAGGATTTATAGATGCACATATTCATGGAGCATATGGAGCAGATGCGATGGATGGAACTGTGGAAGCATTAAAGACTATTTCATCATTTGTGGTAAAACATGGAACTACTAACTTCCTTGCTACAACTCTTACAAGTACAAAAGAAATATTAAAAAATGTTTTGGAAAAAATAGGAGAAGTGCAGGACAAAGAATTAGATGGAGCAAATATATTTGGTGCTCATATGGAAGGACCATATTTTGATATACAATACAAAGGTGCTCAAAATGAAAAATATATGAAACCAGCTGGAATAGAAGAGATAAAAGAGTATTTAAATGTAAAACCAGGACTTGTAAAATTATTTTCATTATCACCTAAAGGTGATGCTGCTCTTGAAGCAATCAAATTCTTAAAAGAAAATGGAGTAATAGTTTCTGTCGGGCACTCAGCAGTTTATTTTGATGATGTACAAAAAGCTATAAAAGCTGGATTAAGTCACTCAACACATACATATAACGGAATGAGAGGATTTACTCACAGAGAACCTGGAGTAGTAGGGGCAGTATTAACTAATGATGCTGTAATGGCAGAAATTATATTTGATAAAATACATGTACATCCAGAAGCGGTAAGACTTTTGTTAAAAGCAAAAGGTGTAGATAAAGTAGAATGTATTACAGATGCTATGAGTGCAACTGGACTTCCTGATGGTAATTATAAACTTGGAGAACTTGATGTTTATGTAAAAGACAGTCAGGCAAGACTTGTAAGTAATGATTCATTGGCTGGAAGTGTTCTTACTTTAGATAAAGCATTTAAAAATGTTATTGAATTAGGATACAGTATTTTTGATGCAGTTAAAATGACAAGTACAAATGCAGCTAAGGAATTTGGTCTTAATACTGGAGAAATTTCAGAAGGAAAAGATGCTGACCTTGTTGTATTAAATGGAGATTATTCTGTTAATATGACTTTTGTAAAAGGTAAATTAAAATATCAAGCTTAA